The Spinacia oleracea cultivar Varoflay chromosome 2, BTI_SOV_V1, whole genome shotgun sequence DNA segment AGCATATCAAGTTATCCAATAACCCCGCCTTATTGGTTTCTTCTTGCTGGCTACGGAAAAACGACGTTATAGTGATTACACAAaaatcttatttcaattcaattgaaaAGAACAATGCATAAAAAGGTGGAGAAAATACATCACTTTAGGTCCTGTTTTTTCCCCCTTTCCAGTTCAGTTAAATTCATATTcaacaagttcatcaatttcaCGTGTTTAACTCTATCATTTAGTTCAACGtaattcaattcaaaacatcAATACGACATATAGGGGTGCAaatgagccgagccgagccgaaCTGAGCTTTACcctgttcatgttcatgttcatttaactTATGCGAGCTCGAGCCTAAGCCCGAGCTTTAATTTTAACCAAGCTCAAAAATTTGTTCAAGCTCGGTTtgtttaaaagaacatatgttCGCGAACTGTTCGTGAACGGCTCATTTATTAATAGAGTCGAGTTTATAAACGAGCTTTTTTCATGAACTGACTTTCTTAAACGAGCTTTAGAGTTTAACTACTTGAAAATCTAACAAAATTATAATCATATCtaataataaagattaaagtacattactttattggataaacaaactaataatttagaaagagtcaaagaacactaatttagcaattaatatttttttttattctattaTAGATTTCAAAAGTAAAAAACATGATTTTAATCTTTTTTTGAAAAACGTATATATGGTAAAATATGATACAAAACATAACTAGACGAACTTGTTCAAgaacgagttgttcatgaacataaatgaacgagttgttcatgaacataaatgaacgagttgttcatgaacataaatgaacgagttgttcatgaacttaaatgaacgagcatacatatgttcatgttcaagctcgtttattaagcgagtttcaaaagttgttcaagttcggctcgtttaataaatgaacgaacatgaacgagcttTAAACGAGCCCGAGTCCGAGCCCGAGCCCAAATAATTTATTGACCGACTCGGCTCATTTGCACCCCTACCAACATACGAAAATATAAAAATGGCAAGAGAGACAGTGGGTGAGATTTAACTAAAAAAGATCTAATAAAAATCTAATGTGTggaataaaaagaaatgtaaaatGAAAATGAACAAGAAAAGTCGGTCACGACTTACGATTCGGTACTTATATATTTGCACGCCTTCACTCCTTCGCAAACCCTCTTTGAAGGTCATACCTTATAATCCACACACCTGGGAGCCTACTTTTCTCCCTCTACCGTCCGATATTACCCCCTTTCCGTcggaaaccctaaccctaactacCCAGATCgctcctttttctctctcctcttttcctcCATTCAACCCCCTGATTTCGTCGCCGATCTATCTCTTTCACTCCTACCTAACCTAATTGGTATGTTCTTCAATCTCTTCTTGCTTTCTTCTAATTCACTGTTTTTGTTGATTTCTATGTGTTTCTTGAGAGTTTTGATTAATCGAATTTTGATTGTGGTGTTGCAGTTTGAGAATGGTGTCCGACGCGGCTGCGAAGAGGGCGGCTCAGAAAAAGGCAGCTGCAGCTGCGAAGAGGGGAGGAAAAGCCTCTGCCTCATCAAAGGCGGCGGCGGCTGCAACAGCAGCAGCTGTCGATAAGGTGTCTAATGGAGTTGGTGACCTTGTGATTTCTGATCGGAATTGTACGGGTATTCTTTGCTCTCATCCGATGTCCAGAGATGTCAGGGTAAGCTTTTTCGATCGATTTGACGTGGATTCTTTAGTTTCTCATTGTTTGTTATGTGGAATTCTGTTGTTGGTAATGGGTATTGAGTTTACTACGTCGAATTCCGTTGTTGCTGATGGATGCCATTTATTAGGTGGAATTCCGTTGATGGTTATAATTTACTAATCATAGATTAATGAGGTCTATTTTGGGGTTTGATTGAACTGAAAAAGGGGGTATGAATTTATAAGAAGGTTTTTGTTTATAGAAGCCATTGTGGAgtaaaatattgatttattaGGAAATGAAGTATATGAGATTTAATGTttgtattcaaaaaaaaattgaatttcctCTTGATTAAAAAGATGTATACATAGGGAAGAAGCTGTTGCTGATGACATCGTAGAGATTCGTTTCTAATCCCTGTTTTGCTGGCATGTTTAGAGTGTTGAAATATGCTCGTAGTTTGGCATGTGCAATCATATTTGGTCAGCTACTGTGGTTGAACATGCTCTTCAAATAAGAGCTAGCTAGAAGGGACTAATGTGTCATAACGGTTTTTTTCTTCTAAAGGGTGATTATTGGTATCCTTCGAATATTGCATCTTGGCTTCTAATGCATCATGTGATTATAAAAATAGCTATCTTATTCTAGTTCATAggttatacggagtatatgccTTATTAGTTTCTTTCATGGGTTGGTGATCTTTGAAGTCTTCTTTCACATATTTTATGCACGTGTTCATGAATTATTTGAGGCTAGTTGGTCTCACTTCTAGCTTATTCTTCTTAGCTATGCCGCACTTAGACCAACGCCTAGGCGAGCAGATCGTCTGTCAGCTGGGTGTTCTGCCATCTATGATGCCGGATTAATTGAATGAACTTATAATTTAGTGCATTTTCCCGAAATATcatcccttgtgatcccttcTTATCTAGGTAAAGTTATGCATAACATGCTTTTGTAATTTGATTATGTAATGTTTTCTAGTTTCTGTAGTTCTCTATCTAGTGTTGTGATAAAATACCGCTATCTTGCAGATAGAGTCTCTGTCAGTTACTTTTCATGGACATGATCTGATAGTTGATTCGATGTTGGAGCTTAATTTTGGAAGgtaattttctctctcaaacTGGTTCTTCCAAACTTTATTTCtttgtaattattttatttgaatttgttATATAGTTGCCTGGGCACAATGCCTTATACTTGAAAATTATATATGCAGACGTTACGGTTTGCTTGGTTTAAATGGTTGTGGGAAATCTACCCTTCTTACTGCGATAGGGCTCCGTGAGCTTCCGATTCCGGAGCACATGGATATCTATCATCTTTCCAGAGAGATTGAAGCGTCTGACATGTCTGCTCTCGAGGCTGTAATATGCTGTGACGAGGAAAGGGTGAAGTTAGAACAAGAAGTCGAAATATTAGTGGCACAGGTGTGTGCTTTGCATATGTTAATTGTACACCTGTAAATATGTTCTATCATTGGCTTGTATGATGAATTTTCCTTTTGCAATAGGATGATGGAGGCGGAGAAAGACTTGAACGTGTATATGAGCGTTTGGAAGCTCTTGATGTAGCAACTGCTGAAAAGCGTGCGGCTGAAATTTTGCATGGTCTTGGGTTTGACAAGATGATGCAGGGAAAAAAGACCAGAGATTTTTCTGGTGGTTGGAGAATGAGGATTGCATTAGCACGGTCGTTGTTTATGAAACCAACCATCTTATTGCTGGATGAACCTACAAATCACCTTGGTAAGTTGAAGCACTTCTTCTCTTGTCACTTGGGGTTCTAATCATGTTATTATGCCACAACTTGTCTGGCAATGGCCATGTACCGTTAAAGGAGGGGAAGATGTTCTCAAACCTTCTTACAGGTTGGTTCTTTGAGAACTTCTTCCTATCATCATATGCCAGGCAGCATGAGGATTATTTGCTTTTGCTCGTGCAATTAGAGTAAAAAAGTTACTGTGGTTGCCAAGAAAGGAGTTATTCTCAACTGTCATTCCATTAGTGGATTGTTCAGGGCTTCCCATATAGGTTATTGTCCCAGACTAAGTCCAATATGTAATTCCTCCATTCCAAAAGAAGTGGGACACTTTGTCAGGAGATCTCATATAATCGACTACATAACTTTATTTGGCTACTGGGTTTTCTTAATCTCTCTCCTTTCTCATAGGCCTCTCTTTTTATCATAGACTTGTGCTTCCCCCTTGTTGCAACTATTTTGGAATGGAGGAAGAACTTTCTTATTCTCTGTCAATCATATTTGGTCATCATTTTATGTTGAGCTCCTAACTTGAACACTTTATAGTGGCAGTGTGGTTAAGAAGTGGGTTTAGCCTAATGGAATTATATTTCTATTTGAGAACTTGTATTGTTCTATGTTGTTGCTTCTATTTTTCGAGAAGTATGTTTGTTTTACCTTCTTTTCTTATCTCCATGATGACAGACCTTGAAGCTTGTGTTTGGCTTGAGGAGAATCTGAAGAACTTCAATCGCATTCTGGTTGTGGTTTCACACTCCCAAGATTTTTTGAATGGTGTTTGCACCAACATTATACACATGCAAAGCAAGAAGTTGAAGATCTACTCTGGTAATTATGACCAGTATGTTCAGACGCGTTCTGAACTTGAAGAGAATCAGATGAAACAGTACAAATGGGAGCAGGAACAAATTTCTAACATGAAGGAGTACATTGCTCGGTTTGGTCATGGGTCAGCTAAGTTAGCTCGGCAAGCACAAAGCAAAGAGAAAACACTTGCGAAGATGGAGAGGGGAGGACTGACAGAGAAGGTTTCCAGAGACCAagttctggttttccgttttacCGATGTTGGAAAGCTTCCCCCTCCTGTATTGCAGTTTGTGGAAGTGTCCTTCGGCTATACACCAGAACATATTCTGTACAAAGACCTAGATTTTGGTGTGGACCTTGACTCCAGGATTGCCTTGGTGGGACCCAATGGTGCCGGAAAGAGTACGCTTTTGAAGCTGATGACAGGGGATTTGGTTCCTATTGAAGGGACGGTGAAGCGACATAATCATTTAAGGATTGCCCAGTACCATCAGCATCTCGCAGAAAAGCTTGACTTAGAATTGTCTGCTCTACTCTATATGATGCGAGAATACCCAGGAACTGAAGAAGAGAAAATGAGATCAGCAATAGGAAGGTTTGGGCTATCAGGCAAAGCACAGACTATGCCTATGAAAAATTTGTCTGATGGGCAGCGTAGCAGAGTTATTTTTGCTTGGTTGGCTTACCGACAGCCTCAGATGTTGTTACTAGATGAGCCTACTAATCACTTGGATATTGAGACAATTGATTCATTGGCCGAGGCATTGAATGAGTGGGATGGCGGTATGGTTCTTGTTAGTCA contains these protein-coding regions:
- the LOC110792879 gene encoding ABC transporter F family member 1 isoform X1, giving the protein MVSDAAAKRAAQKKAAAAAKRGGKASASSKAAAAATAAAVDKVSNGVGDLVISDRNCTGILCSHPMSRDVRIESLSVTFHGHDLIVDSMLELNFGRRYGLLGLNGCGKSTLLTAIGLRELPIPEHMDIYHLSREIEASDMSALEAVICCDEERVKLEQEVEILVAQDDGGGERLERVYERLEALDVATAEKRAAEILHGLGFDKMMQGKKTRDFSGGWRMRIALARSLFMKPTILLLDEPTNHLDLEACVWLEENLKNFNRILVVVSHSQDFLNGVCTNIIHMQSKKLKIYSGNYDQYVQTRSELEENQMKQYKWEQEQISNMKEYIARFGHGSAKLARQAQSKEKTLAKMERGGLTEKVSRDQVLVFRFTDVGKLPPPVLQFVEVSFGYTPEHILYKDLDFGVDLDSRIALVGPNGAGKSTLLKLMTGDLVPIEGTVKRHNHLRIAQYHQHLAEKLDLELSALLYMMREYPGTEEEKMRSAIGRFGLSGKAQTMPMKNLSDGQRSRVIFAWLAYRQPQMLLLDEPTNHLDIETIDSLAEALNEWDGGMVLVSHDFRLINQVAHEIWVCENQAVTRWGGDIIAFKEHLKKKAGFE
- the LOC110792879 gene encoding ABC transporter F family member 1 isoform X2, with amino-acid sequence MLELNFGRRYGLLGLNGCGKSTLLTAIGLRELPIPEHMDIYHLSREIEASDMSALEAVICCDEERVKLEQEVEILVAQDDGGGERLERVYERLEALDVATAEKRAAEILHGLGFDKMMQGKKTRDFSGGWRMRIALARSLFMKPTILLLDEPTNHLDLEACVWLEENLKNFNRILVVVSHSQDFLNGVCTNIIHMQSKKLKIYSGNYDQYVQTRSELEENQMKQYKWEQEQISNMKEYIARFGHGSAKLARQAQSKEKTLAKMERGGLTEKVSRDQVLVFRFTDVGKLPPPVLQFVEVSFGYTPEHILYKDLDFGVDLDSRIALVGPNGAGKSTLLKLMTGDLVPIEGTVKRHNHLRIAQYHQHLAEKLDLELSALLYMMREYPGTEEEKMRSAIGRFGLSGKAQTMPMKNLSDGQRSRVIFAWLAYRQPQMLLLDEPTNHLDIETIDSLAEALNEWDGGMVLVSHDFRLINQVAHEIWVCENQAVTRWGGDIIAFKEHLKKKAGFE